From the genome of Malus sylvestris chromosome 13, drMalSylv7.2, whole genome shotgun sequence:
ACTCCACAACTAGAGAAATATCATTCTTGATAAAAACATCTACGCACAAAGCCTTGAATATAATGAACACTCTTTGATAACGAGCAACGCCGAGTCCGAAAAGTAACTAGCAACAAACCAACTAGTCTCCTACTAGCACGAATTTTGTGCGAACACTGTCAACGAAGATAATTATTCTAACAAAGTAGATCCAAAGGAGTTAATGACATACcaacacaaaattaaattacttaCGGAGAAAGAGTCACACACCTCACTAAGGAGGCAATTGTTGACAGAAATACTAAGACGAGAAATAGATAAGCAATAATTCATGAGAAGATAAAGGAGAAAGATTAGAAAGTTGAGAGAGGGGTTGCCACCGGTCCCAAGTCAGAGTAGGGAGCCGACGACTAAGGAGTTTGTAGATTTAGAGTTTGGTAAGAGACGTTttatgcattttaatttttaacgtCCACGCGCAAGTTAGTAAAAGTTGTGAATGTACTCATGATCCTTTTTACAAAACTTTTGGTTATCGAATAATTCTTAGTTCAATTGTTTGTCACCTTGACTATCATCGGGGACATGCCGTCGTGCGATCGATGACTCAAAATTGCGTTTTATCTTAAGTATTTCTGATTATTCACTAATCGCTTTTAATCAGTATCTGATAATAATTACTTTCAAATCAAACAACTATCCTCAGCAGCACAAATTACTGAGATTGTGCATTGTTTTCTTTAACCATGTACAACCAAAAGGTTCAATGCATAAGAAGGCTTTACCAGGAAACATTGTCGGTAAGCCAATCCCAAAGTTTTAAGTTTCAACCATACAACACACTCTTAGTTCGATGTTGATCTTCGTTTGGTTGGGACGGCCAGAACCCTCGAGGTGTCTCCGATCCTTTAAGCACTCTGTGTAAATTCTTGATCACCATTCCAGGAACCAGGAAGGACCTTCACCGCTTCTTTGTAGGAACGTTGATGAATTTTCTTCCATAGACTGCAGAACTCTATCTACTGATAATACAGTTCTACCAAAATTACAGCCGGCTCATATGTGTGTCGGTATATGGTACTATGTCATCAACAATATTTTTCCCCTGTAGGACAAATCGATCGAATCAGAGACACAAGGGCAAAGCTAAAACTACCTGTCCAATAGGCGGAGAAATAAAAGGGGGGATTACCGATGAAAAGTTTCACAGCAGATCAGACTAGAAAGTAGCCAAACCATACAGAAGCACCTATTACACCAACCAGGCATAACAGGGAAATGATATCTGCAGTCCCGATGGATGGATCTGATAACAAGTAAATCTTATGAGCATTGCTGTCCCCTCTAAAACCTCTGACAATCATTGCCTGTAAAAGCCATAACATTGGTGAAACATGCAATACCAGAattactttttctctctcttactTCTGTGAGTTAATGCACAAACCTGTGAAATCTGCTCTGCATGGCTAAAAATATTTGTGAAGATCCGACGGAAGTAGGCAAATAAAACTGAAAAGTAAGAACCAAATCATATAAGGAAAGTCGCCAATGACAATCCAAGAAAAAGGTGATAAGACGGTGTTCAAATAGATAAATGTTTAATATCAGTTTGTCCCTCATCATCTAAGCTGACAGTTACACTAAAGTGATAAGAGCATGAGGTAGTTCTACATGTAGGCAATGAAACATCTTTAACAGAGCACAGAATTCATAAAAGATGAAGGTATCAGATTGATAAGATTACTCAGTCAAGCTGAAAATATATTTACTAGACCAAACTAGACAATATCCATAAAcaaaagagggggggggggggggggcgctATAAGCGTTATACAGTGTGAACAACACACAAATATGATAAATTTAGATAGCAGAAACTCTTCCTGCTTTGAGGACCCTACAACTCAGATTCATTTGTAGCTAAGGAGGAGAAGACCAACAATAACAACACAAAAATTCATATGTTGGATGTATGCTTACGATCGATTGTTTCCACCATTGTCAGCTGTTCCCAGTTTATCCTACGAGATACAATCCCCAATGCAACATTCCGTACCTACAAACGCATGAGAAGTATATTCCAAAGGAGTGGATATCAGTTTGAGTAGATTTTAGAGCTAAATCACTAATCCTCTGTCAAGAAAATCATCTGAAAATTTTGGAATCACTGAACACAAATCTTATTGACCAATCCCCTTACCTCATCAAAAACCAGATTGATGAACCTCAATGAAAGCATGagggtaagaataatttcagcCACTGGCACACCAAGATGTGTCAAAGGGAGCATAAACCACCGCAAAGCAAATGCAAGTTCTTCAGGGGTTGTGGTTGTAAGGCAAAGGCTCGCACTTTGAAAGACCTATCACAAAAATACAAACCCTAATTATCAGTATAAATAAAAGCTTCTTCATCAATTGTATGGTTACATCACTTTAATCTCAAAATTCGTGTCCCTACATATACAAACACACCCTTATAATGTGATTATATCAATGGGCACCCAAACATATCGTTATTTAATAAGAGGCAAAAGGTGCACTGAGCAGAGATAGGAACAACTTACAGTAAAGGTTAAGCAAGCAGCTGTGCTCGCTACAGACAACCCCTTCCTTGTAAACTGTATTGGACCTAGCTTCATAATTAAATATGAGTAACCTTCCAGGGATGCAGGAAGATTTGATAATCCCATCATTCCAGGAGGTGGGGTTCTCAACTGAACAAGCGGTGGTACACCATCTGAACCCAGCCCCAGCATAATGAATAAAATTCCAGAAATCAAGGACACTCTTCCCAGTTGATCCTGTAACCAAGAAAATATCCTGCATTAGTATATTGATTATCAATTCTCAACAAAGGAAGAAGGAATAACAAAATACTGGATGCATCACTAAGGCCTTGTTAATAAAATACTAAAGACTAAGAAGTTAGTACAATTAAAACTAGCTCCTGACTCATAGGAAGGTGCTTGGTCATGTACCATCCATGTGTGTCTCGGAAGAATCCATATTGACAAAACGCCCAAGTATACTACTAATCCAAAGCGCAGTATTATATGTGACCTTGCTGGTAAAACAACTAGAGCCAAAAGCCAAACCTGCATGATCAAAATGAGAAAAGGTAATAAAACAGAAGTTACATAACCCCATATGCcctttcccaaaaaaaaaattatcatgtaAACTTTACCAACAGTGAGGTGTTATTTACAAGTATGCATTTAACAAAAGACAGAAGCCCAGGATGCAGAAGGATATCTTTACCATCTGATTGTTAAGtgcatttaacaacataaacagCCTCCGGTTTTGAAACCATTTGATTGTGCTCAAAATTTTGGTTGATCTAAAAAATTCTCATTCCATATGATGTTTCTACTTGACTTAGCTAGTATATCATTTCAATAGAAATGTCATCTCTTAAGGTTTGAGAGTCGCCGCCTTTCAATAATAGTTGGAGATCTCAGGTGTATCATATGCATGGAGTTCAACTCCTGTCATCTACAATTTTAAAGGACATTGCCGTTGCAATTTCTTACACTACACAAATCGGTTCTTCCTAAACCTCGCATGTTGACAGGCCAAGTCGAAACTTGGACACGGAAACAACCATTTAATGTTCCCTAACCCTCTCTCTGgtacagaaaaaagaaaagacaagtgaacaACAACATTCTTTCATATTAAAGTTCTATGTTGTAACACAATTAAAatcaggaagaagaagaaaagggaacATTTTTTATCAGTCTTATCAAATTGTTCCGCAACATATACATATCAAACACATAACACTAGAAACTCAATACGAAACAAACTGAAATACCtaaaatcaaaaataaaaacttgaactttaaatgccatcaaaatccaaaacccataCACCAATTCATCCTTTTCAGCTAAATATACGGTACCAAATTAGACCAAACCCACCATTTATCATAAAAAACCAACAAATACCCATCAAAATTAAGCATACCAATTTGATTCTGGGGTCCACAGAATGAAGGAACGTGGTGGGTTCCGAGACGTACTGGCAGATGGGGCTAGCAGTCGCGCCTGAAATCAGCCTGAGGAATTTCTCGGCTCCGAAAGCTTTGGTCGGCAAAACGTTCACCCACCACGGGCTTTGGCTGCTATCGCTCGCCGCAGCTCGAATTTGGAGGCTTAATCTCGGCTTTGCTTGTATAAGGGTTTTGTTCAGTGAGCTCGGGTGAGTGAAATTTGGggcaattagggttttgggatTAGGGTTCAGCGGGAAAGAGGGGAATGTTACCGTTGTGACGGCACGGTAAGCGAAGCTCATGGGTGAAGCTGAGTGTGGGAGAGATAGGGAGGATTTTTTAGGGATGTTTCTGTACAGTTGGTTAATTTCCAAAGTGGCGGGAATTTACGGTTTATCTCAGCTTATGAGAAAATTTTGCAGCCTAGGGAGGTTAATATAACCATTAAATGAAGATATTTTTCGGTCTATCCCAAATAGgtctggcaaacgggtcgtgtctgtcgtgttcaTGTTATTTTCGTGTAATATctattatcttaacgggtcatgtcgtgtcacatctgttatcttaacaggtccttAACAAGTcgagtcactttacccaacgggtaaagtaacccgacccgttataacccgttatgacccgttaagaaaaaaaaaaattccttaaatttgcacataccacactttgccacataaatattacttcaaaacattaaaacacataatttaatatatatatatatatattataattattttagtttttagaagtataaaattgtgaaattaatgtatataattattatagtttattcatactcattaagtataacataagattttgtggtatccattagtgtaattttttaaattgaagatcgaattcattcattgtattcatatagggtcaaagagtgtagctgtaaaaaatcatcaaaatcgg
Proteins encoded in this window:
- the LOC126596915 gene encoding protein ABCI12, chloroplastic isoform X2, with protein sequence MSFAYRAVTTVTFPSFPLNPNPKTLIAPNFTHPSSLNKTLIQAKPRLSLQIRAAASDSSQSPWWVNVLPTKAFGAEKFLRLISGATASPICQYVSEPTTFLHSVDPRIKLDQLGRVSLISGILFIMLGLGSDGVPPLVQLRTPPPGMMGLSNLPASLEGYSYLIMKLGPIQFTRKGLSVASTAACLTFTVFQSASLCLTTTTPEELAFALRWFMLPLTHLGVPVAEIILTLMLSLRFINLVFDEVRNVALGIVSRRINWEQLTMVETIDLLFAYFRRIFTNIFSHAEQISQAMIVRGFRGDSNAHKIYLLSDPSIGTADIISLLCLVGVIGASVWFGYFLV
- the LOC126596915 gene encoding protein ABCI12, chloroplastic isoform X1; the encoded protein is MSFAYRAVTTVTFPSFPLNPNPKTLIAPNFTHPSSLNKTLIQAKPRLSLQIRAAASDSSQSPWWVNVLPTKAFGAEKFLRLISGATASPICQYVSEPTTFLHSVDPRIKLVWLLALVVLPARSHIILRFGLVVYLGVLSIWILPRHTWMDQLGRVSLISGILFIMLGLGSDGVPPLVQLRTPPPGMMGLSNLPASLEGYSYLIMKLGPIQFTRKGLSVASTAACLTFTVFQSASLCLTTTTPEELAFALRWFMLPLTHLGVPVAEIILTLMLSLRFINLVFDEVRNVALGIVSRRINWEQLTMVETIDLLFAYFRRIFTNIFSHAEQISQAMIVRGFRGDSNAHKIYLLSDPSIGTADIISLLCLVGVIGASVWFGYFLV